From a region of the candidate division WOR-3 bacterium genome:
- a CDS encoding FlgD immunoglobulin-like domain containing protein, with product MYKAVVLVLALSLLALAAPDQPLTALPEETPVVTGPALMNPAETVSPVGDHRPVVGTVDTIGGSTYDWWANGPAIRMLVNSPGYGIHALFMYSASTSGTTFPDRNMRYNFYDYNNRSWNWIDPDFMQSGVNTFTYRTGYGSLDARPSDGVAVISAHHSTSTLAPVLARDMAPGAGIFEYLPGEPAIDNYEWPWVSVGHQEYYQLAMIDYATSDLLYWTRSTDYTNWDSPLEVPPPQPHPYFPTHQIATSKVSGSQKVVITWVNTEALPYPGFYRLSNDGGTTWEPPTDIPWPPAYGGDTTTSYHITSIFPMFDRNDRMHVVANVMPVVGGTGYVIPAQLWHWCPDNTPNWSHITTAGCDPANLGAALGYNAIYACRPSLGEDQYGNLFVAWEQFDSANVEPGPPERLRADIFWSSSTDNGQTWTEPTKLTQPSTATNRFPCILDYIEDTVMVCYIIDQHAGFSIYPEGPVTNNPAVVHKWPNPYAGGIQSGPKAEPFRFTACPRPNPFSLGTTIQYFVPSTGKAAIDIFDITGKPIRSLVSGRRAVGRYSAVWDGADDAGQKVPAGVYLCRYVLDRHSLTTKLTLTN from the coding sequence ATGTACAAAGCAGTCGTCCTCGTCCTTGCACTCTCACTGCTGGCCTTGGCCGCCCCGGACCAGCCCCTCACCGCTCTTCCAGAAGAAACCCCGGTCGTAACCGGCCCCGCCCTGATGAACCCAGCCGAAACGGTAAGCCCTGTCGGTGACCACCGACCGGTCGTGGGCACAGTTGATACCATCGGCGGCTCGACCTATGACTGGTGGGCGAACGGCCCAGCTATCCGGATGCTGGTTAACTCCCCTGGCTACGGTATTCATGCTCTGTTCATGTATTCGGCTTCGACCTCGGGCACAACCTTCCCTGACCGTAACATGCGGTACAACTTCTACGACTATAACAACCGCAGCTGGAACTGGATTGACCCGGATTTCATGCAATCCGGCGTCAATACTTTCACCTACCGCACCGGGTACGGCTCGCTCGACGCGAGACCAAGCGATGGGGTTGCGGTGATTTCTGCACACCACTCGACGAGCACACTGGCTCCGGTTCTGGCCCGCGACATGGCGCCAGGCGCGGGCATCTTCGAGTATCTTCCCGGTGAACCCGCAATTGACAACTACGAGTGGCCCTGGGTATCGGTTGGTCACCAGGAATACTATCAGTTAGCGATGATTGACTATGCGACATCAGACCTGCTCTACTGGACCCGCTCGACCGACTACACCAATTGGGACTCGCCACTGGAAGTACCGCCACCCCAGCCTCACCCGTACTTCCCGACCCATCAGATTGCAACTTCCAAAGTATCAGGCTCACAGAAGGTCGTCATCACGTGGGTTAATACCGAAGCTCTCCCCTATCCCGGGTTCTACCGGCTGTCGAACGACGGTGGTACCACGTGGGAGCCACCGACTGACATACCGTGGCCTCCGGCCTATGGTGGTGACACTACTACTTCGTATCACATCACGTCAATATTCCCGATGTTTGACCGAAACGACCGGATGCATGTTGTTGCGAACGTAATGCCGGTTGTCGGTGGTACCGGTTACGTTATCCCGGCCCAACTGTGGCACTGGTGCCCAGACAACACCCCAAACTGGTCTCACATCACAACCGCAGGCTGTGATCCGGCCAATCTCGGTGCTGCTCTCGGCTACAATGCAATCTACGCGTGCCGGCCTTCTCTGGGCGAGGACCAGTATGGCAACCTGTTTGTCGCGTGGGAGCAATTCGATTCGGCGAACGTTGAACCGGGTCCGCCAGAGAGGCTGCGCGCCGATATCTTCTGGTCTAGCTCGACGGACAACGGTCAAACCTGGACCGAACCGACAAAACTCACCCAGCCGAGTACTGCCACTAACCGTTTCCCCTGCATCCTCGACTACATTGAGGACACAGTGATGGTATGCTACATCATTGACCAGCATGCTGGTTTCTCCATCTATCCCGAGGGGCCGGTTACCAACAACCCGGCGGTGGTGCACAAGTGGCCGAATCCGTACGCAGGCGGCATCCAGTCCGGACCCAAGGCAGAACCCTTCCGATTCACTGCGTGTCCCAGACCGAATCCGTTCAGCCTCGGCACAACCATACAGTACTTCGTACCGAGTACCGGCAAAGCGGCTATTGACATTTTTGACATCACTGGAAAGCCGATCCGGAGCCTCGTCTCTGGCCGCCGGGCTGTGGGACGCTACAGCGCAGTCTGGGACGGCGCGGACGATGCCGGGCAGAAAGTACCGGCCGGTGTATATCTTTGTCGGTACGTACTTGACCGGCATTCTTTGACCACCAAACTGACTTTGACAAACTGA